From a single Paenibacillus sp. FSL R5-0345 genomic region:
- a CDS encoding HXXEE domain-containing protein, with the protein MFEWLSVHINEVSLLWLLPILFMFHDFEEILVIEAWSAKYGTRVKAAIPPFMRKMYTSMMHMTTRNFALDVLFVYILIVAVTCIAVFFSYYLLYLAVLAVFFFHVFTHLGQTIYLKMYTPGVVTAVLVVLPYSLYAYYRLLDDGVVSIADIGLSLVVVLLLLPPLMWLLVKNRTRNKQN; encoded by the coding sequence GTGTTTGAATGGCTGAGTGTACATATTAATGAAGTGAGTTTGCTGTGGCTGCTGCCGATACTATTTATGTTTCACGATTTTGAAGAAATTTTAGTTATCGAAGCTTGGAGTGCCAAATATGGAACCAGAGTCAAAGCAGCTATACCACCATTTATGCGGAAAATGTATACCTCGATGATGCACATGACTACACGTAACTTTGCTTTGGATGTATTATTCGTGTATATTTTGATAGTGGCTGTAACCTGCATCGCAGTATTCTTTTCATACTATTTATTGTATTTGGCTGTTCTTGCAGTGTTCTTCTTCCATGTATTTACTCATCTAGGACAGACTATTTATTTGAAAATGTATACACCTGGAGTTGTTACAGCAGTACTAGTAGTTCTTCCTTATTCTCTTTATGCGTATTATCGACTGTTGGATGACGGCGTGGTATCTATTGCAGATATCGGGCTGTCCTTGGTAGTTGTACTTCTTTTACTTCCACCTTTGATGTGGTTGCTTGTGAAGAATAGAACACGAAATAAACAGAACTAG